A genomic window from Motilibacter aurantiacus includes:
- a CDS encoding metal ABC transporter ATP-binding protein: MTVPASFSPALVLDSASIAYGEVPVLEGVHGVVAPGEAVALIGPNGAGKSTLIKAVLGLVPVVSGQIRVLGEAPRQARREVAYVPQADALDPGFPVTAAQVVLMGRYRRIGWLRRPGREDRRLALEALEAVGLSSRASTRFGLLSGGQRQRVLLARAIAQEPRLLLLDEPFNGLDAVSQDALLGAIHELKRQGVAVIVSTHDLALAHLACDDVCLLNHHQFAFGPVDETLTPENLRAAYGGHALELRGDRVIVTG, translated from the coding sequence GTGACGGTCCCCGCCAGCTTCTCCCCAGCGCTCGTCCTGGACTCGGCGAGCATCGCGTACGGCGAGGTACCCGTCCTCGAGGGTGTGCACGGCGTCGTCGCGCCCGGGGAGGCGGTCGCGCTGATCGGCCCCAACGGGGCCGGCAAGTCGACGCTCATCAAGGCCGTCCTCGGCCTCGTCCCGGTCGTGTCCGGGCAGATCCGGGTCCTCGGCGAGGCGCCGCGGCAGGCCCGGCGGGAGGTCGCGTACGTCCCGCAGGCCGACGCGCTGGACCCCGGCTTCCCGGTGACGGCCGCGCAGGTCGTGCTCATGGGGCGCTACCGGCGCATCGGGTGGCTGCGGCGGCCCGGCCGGGAGGACCGGCGGCTCGCGCTCGAGGCGCTCGAGGCGGTCGGGCTCTCCTCTCGGGCGAGCACCCGGTTCGGGCTGCTCTCGGGTGGCCAGCGCCAGCGGGTGCTGCTCGCCCGGGCGATCGCCCAGGAGCCGCGCCTGCTGCTGCTCGACGAGCCGTTCAACGGGCTGGACGCGGTGAGCCAGGACGCGCTGCTCGGCGCGATCCACGAGCTCAAGCGGCAGGGGGTGGCTGTCATCGTCAGCACCCACGACCTCGCGCTCGCCCACCTCGCGTGCGACGACGTGTGCCTGCTCAACCACCACCAGTTCGCCTTCGGGCCGGTCGACGAGACGCTCACCCCGGAGAACCTGCGGGCGGCGTACGGCGGCCACGCCCTCGAGCTGCGCGGCGACCGCGTGATCGTGACCGGCTGA
- a CDS encoding metal ABC transporter substrate-binding protein, translating to MSTASHPVVPAADRPRRSRRQRTAGAVALASALALGLAACGDDGDSSAAAATGGGGDKLKVVATTAIVADFARNVGGDRVEVTQILQPNVDPHDFEPSPADIVAIGEAEVVVENGVGLEHWLDDTISASGFDGTLVDSSEGVEIHEGSEEGHAEEEHADEHAEEEHAEEEHAHEEGDPHIWHNPQNAKLMVANIEKAFAAADAEDAGAYAANAAAYSEQIDQLDADNKRKLETIPAADRKLVTNHDAFGYYVEHYGLTFVGSIIPSFDSSAELSGADVNALVDEIKASGVKAVFSESSLPPRTAESIAERAGVEVVAGEDALYGDALGPQGSAGDTYLKAEAHNTDTIVAALGG from the coding sequence ATGAGCACCGCATCCCACCCCGTCGTCCCGGCCGCCGACCGCCCCCGCCGTTCCCGTCGCCAGCGGACGGCAGGCGCCGTCGCGCTCGCGAGCGCGCTGGCGCTCGGGCTCGCGGCCTGCGGTGACGACGGCGACTCGTCCGCCGCCGCCGCCACCGGTGGGGGTGGGGACAAGCTCAAGGTCGTCGCGACGACGGCGATCGTGGCGGACTTCGCGCGCAACGTCGGCGGTGACCGCGTGGAGGTCACCCAGATCCTGCAGCCGAACGTCGACCCCCACGACTTCGAGCCCTCGCCCGCCGACATCGTCGCCATCGGCGAGGCCGAGGTCGTCGTGGAGAACGGCGTCGGGCTCGAGCACTGGCTGGACGACACGATCAGCGCCTCCGGCTTCGACGGCACGCTGGTCGACTCCAGCGAGGGCGTGGAGATTCACGAGGGCTCCGAGGAGGGCCACGCGGAGGAGGAGCACGCCGACGAGCACGCGGAGGAGGAGCACGCGGAGGAGGAGCACGCCCACGAGGAGGGCGACCCCCACATCTGGCACAACCCGCAGAACGCCAAGCTCATGGTCGCGAACATCGAGAAGGCCTTCGCCGCGGCCGACGCCGAGGACGCCGGCGCCTACGCGGCGAACGCGGCGGCGTACTCCGAGCAGATCGACCAGCTCGACGCGGACAACAAGCGCAAGCTCGAGACGATCCCCGCCGCCGACCGCAAGCTCGTGACCAACCACGACGCGTTCGGCTACTACGTCGAGCACTACGGGCTGACCTTCGTCGGCTCGATCATCCCGAGCTTCGACAGCTCCGCCGAGCTGTCCGGTGCCGACGTCAACGCGCTCGTGGACGAGATCAAGGCGTCCGGCGTGAAGGCCGTCTTCTCCGAGTCCTCGCTGCCGCCGCGGACGGCCGAGTCCATCGCCGAGCGGGCCGGCGTCGAGGTCGTGGCCGGGGAGGACGCGCTCTACGGCGACGCACTCGGCCCGCAGGGCTCGGCCGGCGACACCTACCTCAAGGCTGAAGCTCACAACACCGACACCATCGTCGCCGCGCTCGGGGGATGA
- a CDS encoding VOC family protein, with product MPKTIPCLWFDGQAEDAAELYVSLFPNSSITRVTRYGPDQHGAEGAVLTVEFTLDGQDYVGLNGGPQFRFTEAVSFQISTRGQEETDHYWDGLTAHGGEESQCGWLKDRFGLSWQVVPAELMDLLSDPDPGRANRATQAMLQMRRIVIADVRAAADGVPFSTSTTG from the coding sequence ATGCCGAAGACCATCCCCTGCCTGTGGTTCGACGGGCAGGCCGAGGACGCCGCCGAGCTCTACGTCTCGCTCTTCCCGAACTCCTCCATCACCAGGGTCACGCGCTATGGGCCGGACCAGCACGGCGCCGAGGGCGCGGTGCTGACCGTCGAGTTCACCCTCGACGGGCAGGACTACGTCGGGCTCAACGGCGGGCCGCAGTTCCGCTTCACCGAGGCGGTCTCGTTCCAGATCTCCACCAGGGGCCAGGAGGAGACCGACCACTACTGGGACGGGTTGACCGCGCACGGCGGTGAGGAGAGCCAGTGCGGCTGGCTCAAGGACCGGTTCGGGCTCTCCTGGCAGGTCGTCCCGGCGGAGCTGATGGATCTGCTGTCCGACCCCGACCCCGGGCGCGCCAACCGCGCGACGCAGGCGATGCTGCAGATGCGCCGGATCGTGATCGCCGACGTGCGGGCAGCGGCCGACGGGGTGCCGTTCTCGACGTCAACCACTGGTTGA
- a CDS encoding Clp protease N-terminal domain-containing protein has product MTTPLPLDPPVRLDELITAIKKVHTDALDQLSDAVLAADHLGELADHLIGHFVDQARRSGASWTDIGRSMGVSKQAAQKRFVPRTPAEPSALNPNEGFNRFTPRARNVIAAAQNEARTAGNASITPAHLVLGLLTEPDGLAVKALAAQSVDPAAVRQAGAAALPPRTESAPELVPFDADARKALELTFREALRLGHNYVGTEHLLLALLEQENGSGVLHGLGVDKAGVEEWVRAALATLTGAQPPRP; this is encoded by the coding sequence ATGACCACACCTCTGCCGCTCGACCCGCCGGTCCGGCTCGACGAGCTGATCACCGCGATCAAGAAGGTCCACACCGACGCCCTCGACCAGCTCAGCGACGCGGTCCTGGCGGCGGACCACCTCGGTGAGCTGGCCGATCACCTCATCGGCCACTTCGTCGACCAGGCCCGGCGCTCCGGCGCCTCCTGGACCGACATCGGGCGCAGCATGGGCGTCTCGAAGCAGGCGGCGCAGAAGCGGTTCGTGCCGCGGACGCCGGCCGAGCCGTCGGCCTTGAACCCGAACGAGGGCTTCAACCGGTTCACGCCGCGGGCCCGCAACGTGATCGCCGCCGCCCAGAACGAGGCCCGCACCGCCGGGAACGCGAGCATCACCCCGGCGCACCTCGTGCTCGGCCTGCTCACCGAGCCCGACGGGCTCGCGGTCAAGGCGCTGGCGGCGCAATCGGTCGACCCCGCTGCGGTCCGGCAGGCGGGTGCGGCCGCCCTGCCGCCGCGTACCGAGAGCGCGCCCGAGCTCGTCCCCTTCGACGCCGACGCCCGCAAGGCGCTCGAGCTGACCTTCCGCGAGGCGCTGCGCCTCGGGCACAACTACGTCGGGACCGAGCACCTGCTGCTCGCCCTGCTCGAGCAGGAGAACGGCAGCGGCGTGCTGCACGGGCTCGGCGTCGACAAGGCGGGCGTCGAGGAGTGGGTACGCGCCGCGCTCGCCACCCTGACGGGGGCGCAGCCGCCGCGGCCGTGA